The uncultured Dysgonomonas sp. genome contains the following window.
ATACCGCCATAGATGATGTCTTTCTGATATACTTGCTGTAACTCTGGGCCCAACCCATACCATAGCACTAATACCGGAAATAAGCAATAGTGAAATTCCCGTGCTGAACATTTTCGCAAATCCGGGTCCTAGCATATATTCACTGGCAATAGTTCCAATATTCAATTTACCCACTAATTCCGATAAGGGTACATGACTAAGGAAAGTAATCTGTAGTAACGTATATAAGATTGTAACAATCAAAGTTCCTCCAATCAATGCAATAGGTAGAGATCTCTGAGGGTTTTTAAATTCTTCAGTTATATATGCAGCAGCATTCCATCCTGAATAAGAATAAGTAACATATATAAATGAAACAGCAAATGTCGCAGATGTAATTTCATTCACATACGGCGATTCAAAACTAATCGCACTATTAGGTTCGGTTGGGACTATTACTCCTACCAGTATAATAACCAGAATCAGAAATACCTTAAAAAAAGTAGTTATATTCTGAAACTTAGAACTTGAATTTAGATTACGACTATGTATTAATGTTATTATTGCAATGAGAGCAATACAGATTATTTGGGGATACCCGGTTTTGACAGGAAAATATTCAGTAAAAGCTAAAGCGGACAATGCTATGGGAGCAGCAAAACCTACAGTTAACGATATCCACCCGGACAAATATCCTATTACAGGATGATATATGCCGGAAAGAAAAGTATACTCACCTCCCGATTTCTTAAAAAAAGTTCCAACCTCGGCATAACTAAATGCTCCACATAATGCCAATATGCCGCCAAGTATCCATAAGGTAATAATTGAGGCTGTATTTGT
Protein-coding sequences here:
- a CDS encoding amino acid permease, encoding MNKEKITKISAYTGISLVVANMIGTGAFTSLGFQLESITNTASIITLWILGGILALCGAFSYAEVGTFFKKSGGEYTFLSGIYHPVIGYLSGWISLTVGFAAPIALSALAFTEYFPVKTGYPQIICIALIAIITLIHSRNLNSSSKFQNITTFFKVFLILVIILVGVIVPTEPNSAISFESPYVNEITSATFAVSFIYVTYSYSGWNAAAYITEEFKNPQRSLPIALIGGTLIVTILYTLLQITFLSHVPLSELVGKLNIGTIASEYMLGPGFAKMFSTGISLLLISGISAMVWVGPRVTASISERHHLWRYFKNNSKGIPVKALWLQFAISSILIITGTFNQIMIYCGILLTFSSLLVIVGVFILRYRNRGKIIEGYKSPFFPFFQIIFAIVAIWMIIFAFLNNTYESLAGLMNVILGLITYFFNSKKYSNKI